A genome region from Lucilia cuprina isolate Lc7/37 chromosome 3, ASM2204524v1, whole genome shotgun sequence includes the following:
- the LOC111680355 gene encoding protamine-like protein 99C, with translation MSIRGRSRSRGGSGSAKRCMRPGPITKNGYLNFLREYRKACCGMSPQETIIRGAQQWNKLSEKEKEKYNRMSKPRRRRRRLSSAKRCMRPGPVTNNGYLNFLRDYRKQCCGMSPRETIRRGAQQWLKLSEEEREKYNRLARRRSRSGSRGRRRVC, from the exons atg AGTATACGTGGACGTAGTAGATCTCGCGGTGGCAGTGGCAGTGCAAAGCGCTGTATGAGACCAGGTCCAATAACCAAAAATGGTTATCTAAATTTTCTTAGAGAATATCGCAAAGCCTGCTGTGGTATGTCGCCTCAAGAAACCATAATACGTGGGGCCCAACAATGGAATAAGTTGTCGGAAAAGGAGAAGGAAAAGTATAATCGAATG AGCAAACCTCGTCGCCGCCGCCGTCGCCTCTCTAGTGCCAAACGTTGTATGCGACCCGGTCCCGTTACCAACAAtggttatttaaactttttacgtGATTATCGTAAACAATGCTGTGGAATGTCACCTAGAGAAACCATAAGACGTGGCGCTCAGCAGTGGTTAAAACTATCGGAAGAGGAAAGAGAAAAGTATAACCGTTTa GCCAGACGTCGTAGTAGAAGTGGAAGCCGAGGTCGCAGACGTGTATGTTGA